In Desulfatibacillum aliphaticivorans DSM 15576, the sequence GGAGATTCCCCCTGGCCGGGACGGAGGAAGTGGAAGTCTTTCAAGCCTGCGGCAGAATTCTGGCGAAAGACGTCGTCAGCAAGGACAACGTCCCGGCTTTCGCCCGCTCCACCATGGACGGATACGCCGTGAGCGCCTCCTCCACCTTTGGGGCCTCGGAAGGCATTCCTGCCATGCTGGAAGTGGCGGGCCGGGTGGAAATGGGAACGACCCCGGAATTTTCCGTGGGCCCAGGCCAGGCGGCTCTCATGCCCACGGGAGGAATGCTGCCCGAAGGGACGGACGCCGTGGTTATGGTGGAGCACACGGAAATTCTGGATGACAAAACCATCGAGGTTTATAAAAGCGTGGCCCCCCTGGGCAATGTGCTGGACGTGGGCGATGACGTGAAAAAGGACGAAGTCGTCCTGAAAAAGGGTGTTCGTTTGCGGCCCCAGGATCTTGCCGTAGCGGCCTCCGTCGGGGAGCCGATCCTGTCCGTGTATAAAAAACCCATCGTTGGAATCGTCTCCACAGGGGACGAAGTGGTGTCCGCGGATCAAGAGCCCGGGCCGGGGCAAATTCGCGACATGAACACTTACGCCCTGGGCGGCTTGTGCCATCAGGCCGGGGCCGAATACCGGTCCTACGGCATTGTGGGGGACGATCCCCAAGCCTTGCGCCAGGCCTGCGAAAAGGCCTTAAACGAGTGCGATATGCTGCTGGTTTCAGGCGGGAGCAGCGTGGGCGCCAGGGACCATACCATCGAAGTGATCGAAGGCTTTGAGAACTCCGACATTCTGGTGCACGGGGTGTCCATCAGCCCGGGCAAACCCACCATTTTGGCGAAAGTCGGAGACAAGCAGGTTTGGGGCCTGCCAGGGCACGTGACCTCGGCCATGGTGGTTTTTCACGCCATGGTGCGTCCTTTTATTCATCATGTCGCCGGATATGAAGGCGGGGACGGAGTTGTTTCCGTTCCGGCCAAACTCGCCCGGAACGTGCCGTCTGTGCAAGGCAGGACCGATTATGTGCGGATTCGCCTGGTGGAAAAGGACGGCGAACTGACCGCCGAGCCCATCTTCGGAAAATCCGGAGTCATCCGCACCATGGTGGAGGCCGACGGTTTTATCCAGGTGGATTTGAACGACGAAGGGCTGGACCCGGGAACCATGGTTCGCGTGGACCTGTTCGACAAATAAGATGAAGGCTTATTAATCTCTATATTTTTTTTGGCCCCAAAGGCCGGAGGCGCTCATGAACAAACGCCATGTTTACCTGAACATGAAAACCCGTGAAGAAGCTCGCAACATCTGGTTAAGCCATTTTGCTGAAAAAGTCGAACTGGCGCATGAGACGATCTCCTCCGTGGACGCCGTGGGGAGGGTTTTGGCGGAGCCGGCCTTCGCCCGCATTTCCACGCCCAACGCGCATTTGGCGGCCATGGACGGCATTGCGGTTCTGGCCCAGGACACATTCGACGCCAGCGAGACCAATCCCATGGACCTCAAGGTCGGGGAACAGGCCTTTTACGTGAACACGGGCCATCAGCTTCCGCCCCAGACCAATGCGGTCATCATGATCGAGCAGGTCCAGGTTATAGACGACGACACGGTGCGCATCGAAGCGGCGGCCGTTCCCTGGAATTACGTCAGGAAGGTGGGCGAGGACATTGTAGCCACGGAAATGCTGTTTCCCACCAATCATTTGGTGACGCCCACGTGTCTGGGCGCTTTGCTCACAGGCGGGGTGTTTGAGGTCAAAGTCAAAAAGCAGCCCAAGGTGCTGGTTATTCCCACCGGCACGGAGCTTGTGGATTGGCGAAAGATTTACCCCGAGGAACTGCAGCCCGGCCGGGTTCTGGAAACCAACTCTTGGGT encodes:
- a CDS encoding molybdopterin molybdotransferase MoeA, with the translated sequence MREFFQVISIQKVLDMAGRFPLAGTEEVEVFQACGRILAKDVVSKDNVPAFARSTMDGYAVSASSTFGASEGIPAMLEVAGRVEMGTTPEFSVGPGQAALMPTGGMLPEGTDAVVMVEHTEILDDKTIEVYKSVAPLGNVLDVGDDVKKDEVVLKKGVRLRPQDLAVAASVGEPILSVYKKPIVGIVSTGDEVVSADQEPGPGQIRDMNTYALGGLCHQAGAEYRSYGIVGDDPQALRQACEKALNECDMLLVSGGSSVGARDHTIEVIEGFENSDILVHGVSISPGKPTILAKVGDKQVWGLPGHVTSAMVVFHAMVRPFIHHVAGYEGGDGVVSVPAKLARNVPSVQGRTDYVRIRLVEKDGELTAEPIFGKSGVIRTMVEADGFIQVDLNDEGLDPGTMVRVDLFDK